A DNA window from Lagenorhynchus albirostris chromosome 5, mLagAlb1.1, whole genome shotgun sequence contains the following coding sequences:
- the LOC132520278 gene encoding LOW QUALITY PROTEIN: olfactory receptor 5K1-like (The sequence of the model RefSeq protein was modified relative to this genomic sequence to represent the inferred CDS: inserted 2 bases in 2 codons), protein MAKENHTVKHEFILTGFTDYPELKTLLFVVFFAMHLITMVGILGLVILISKEHHLCTPMYIFLGNLTLVDSCCTCAITPKMLRNFFSENRTVSLYECMAQFYFLCTVETADCFLLVVMAYDHYVAICSPLQYDTRMSKELCIQTTTGAYIAGNLHSMIHIGLLFRLVFCGSXHFYCDILPLYRLSCVDPYVNELVLFIFSGSIQVFTIGSVLISYLYILFTIFKMKSKEGRVKAFSSCASHFLSVSLFYGSLXFMYIRPNLLEEWDKDIPAAIVFTEVVPLLNPFICSLRNKEVITVLRKILKKKI, encoded by the exons atggctaaagaaaatCATACTGTAAAACATGAGTTTATCCTCACAGGATTTACAGACTACCCAGAGCTGAAGACCCTTCTGTTTGTGGTGTTCTTTGCCATGCATCTGATCACCATGGTGGGGATTCTTGGCCTGGTGATACTGATTTCAAAAGAGCATCATCTTTGCACACCAATGTACATCTTTCTGGGCAACCTCACTCTCGTGGATTCTTGCTGTACCTGTGCCATTACTCCTAAGATGTTAAGGAACTTCTTTTCTGAAAACAGAACGGTTTCCCTCTATGAATGCATggcacagttttattttctttgcactGTTGAAACTGCAGACTGCTTTCTTCTGGTGGTAATGGCCTATGATCACTATGTGGCCATATGCAGCCCTCTGCAGTACGATACCAGGATGTCAAAGGAACTCTGCATTCAGACGACCACAGGGGCCTACATAGCTGGAAACCTGCATTCTATGATTCATATAGGGCTTCTATTTAGGTTAGTTTTCTGTGGAT AACACTTTTATTGTGATATTCTTCCTTTATATAGGCTCTCCTGTGTTGACCCTTACGTCAATGAACTGGTACTGTTTATCTTTTCAGGCTCAATTCAAGTCTTCACAATAGGTAGTGTCTTAATATCTTATCTCTACATTCTCTTtactattttcaaaatgaaatccaAAGAGGGAAGGGTCAAAGCCTTTTCTAGCTGTGCATCCCACTTTTtgtcagtttcattattttatggATCTC TTTTCATGTACATTAGACCAAATTTGCTTGAAGAATGGGATAAAGATATACCAGCTGCTATTGTGTTTACAGAAGTAGTTCCTTTACTAAACCCTTTTATTTGTAGCCTAAGAAATAAGGAAGTAATAACTGTTTTGaggaaaattctgaagaaaaaaatttga